CAAGAGCCTTCATCAGGCGGGCGAAGACATCGTCCATTTCCACCATGCAGTCGGAATACGGCGTGCAGGCGCGGGATCTGCCCAGATACTTGTCGCTGGGATAGTTGTCAAAATGGCATCCGCGCGTGCCAAAATACAGAAAGAAAGGCTTGGGATTTTTTGCCTGAGCCTTGATAAAATTCTCGCCGTAGGTGGTCAGGTCATCATCCAGATGCTTGATGGTGTCGAGATCAATAACCCGCAGATCCTTGCAGCCTTTTTCGCCTTTTTTGCACTGCACTTCGCTGTGGCTGAAGGGGGCGTTTTCAAAAGCGGCAAATCTGGGGGGATTGAGGGCGATCTCTGGATTGGCATTGATGTCGCGCCATTCCGTGTATTCGTCAGAAACCGACAGAAAACCACGAAAATCGTCAAAGCCGACATTGTTGGGCAGGGAGCCTTCGTTCTCACCCATGTGCCACTTTCCTATGCCCTGGGTCACATAGCCCTGATCGGAAAGCAGTTTTGCAATGGTGATGGCCCCGGCCAGACCGCCCTGCTGCCCATACATGGGCGGGTATTGCAGGCCGTGATGCACCGGCAGCTGCCCGGTCATTATGGTGGCGCGAGTTGGAGTGCAGCTCGGTTGCGAATACGCCGAGGTCATGATCAACCCTTCGGAAGCGAATTTGTCCAGCGAGGGTGTGTCGTTGCCCACGGCTATGCCGCCGCCGTTAAAGCCCACATCCATCCAGCCTACGTCATCAAGCACAAAAACCAGAATGTTGGGTTTTTTACCGAACTTTTTTTCCAGCGCAGCCAGTTTTTCCCGAACGGCCTTGTCCTGCTCCGGATGGGGGATGACAGGCTCCAGATTGTCGGCGATTTTAACGGCGGGGACAGTAAGATACTGGTCGGGGTGGGGATATCCCTTGGCTTGAACGGGGCCGGATGATGTGCCCCTATCGTTTTGCGCAAGGGAAGTGCCAGAAACAAGCGCCATTCCCCCCAGCTGCATGAGGGTCAAGGCAGAA
Above is a window of Desulfovibrio sp. DNA encoding:
- a CDS encoding sulfatase-like hydrolase/transferase, with the translated sequence MDKFLRFICLCSALTLMQLGGMALVSGTSLAQNDRGTSSGPVQAKGYPHPDQYLTVPAVKIADNLEPVIPHPEQDKAVREKLAALEKKFGKKPNILVFVLDDVGWMDVGFNGGGIAVGNDTPSLDKFASEGLIMTSAYSQPSCTPTRATIMTGQLPVHHGLQYPPMYGQQGGLAGAITIAKLLSDQGYVTQGIGKWHMGENEGSLPNNVGFDDFRGFLSVSDEYTEWRDINANPEIALNPPRFAAFENAPFSHSEVQCKKGEKGCKDLRVIDLDTIKHLDDDLTTYGENFIKAQAKNPKPFFLYFGTRGCHFDNYPSDKYLGRSRACTPYSDCMVEMDDVFARLMKALEDSGQIENTLVIFTSDNGPEGEVSPYGRSPFRGYKGTTWEGGTRVPTFAYFKGVISPRKTEGLFDLADILPTALSLAGKPGAELAKLLPPDRYVDGIDQLSFLLADKGNSNRRSILYWLGSIFAAVRIDEFKVHKAVQITDMITHKGYNGGFTGGIVEKTGGLVMFNLYTNPQEDDSVGIRHIPVGNIINSEFGRYRGVLKKYPPNFLLPGY